The following DNA comes from Mycobacteriales bacterium.
CAGCGACAAGTGGGAGAGCAAGGACATCTACGACCGGTTCGGCTACCGCTACAGCGAATCCGAGCTCGCCGAGTGGGCCCCGCGGCTGCGCACGCTCGCCGACCAGGCGAGCCGCGTCCACGTCCTGATGAACAACTGTTACAGCGACTACGCCCAGACCAACGCGCAACAGCTGATCGACCTGTTGAGCTGAGTCGACCGACGGTGACTACGGCGCGTTGACGGCAGCCTTCCACGCCTTCGCCGCGTTGGACATCCCGGACTGGGTGCCGGTCGGCGAGCCCCACCGCAGCCTCCAGTCGGCCCGCTGCCCGTTGGCGTCCCAGTACTCGACGGCGACCGCATTGTTCGCCCGCGCGTAGTTGACGACGTCGGTGATGGTCGCGGCCCGGTGGGTCGGGTTGTGCACGTCTTCGAGGTACCCGAGCTCGGAGAGCATCCAGGGCGAGCCGACGGTGTGCGCCCACTTGATGAGCGGATTCAGCAGGCCCGCGGCGGTGAGCCACTTCACGCCGTCGGTGTAGCCGGCCGGGACGCCGGGCGTGTTGGTGGCGTGCGGCCAGGCATAGGCGTCGAAGCCCACGAGATCGGCGTAGTTCTTCCCGTTGGCGTCCTTGCCGGGCCAGTAGTTGTTCGGGTTGCGACCTTGGAAACCGGTGACGGAGACACTCATCAGAGTGATCGATACCCGCCGCTGGGCGTTGTCCGTGGCGTTGAGCGAATGTACAAGATTGGCGAAGACCCGCTGCGCGGCGACGAACTGAGCCGCGGTGAACTGCCCCTTCTCGATGTTCTCCTCGGGCTCGTGCCAGAGGGCGAGAATGATGTTTTTCGGAGAGCTCGAGATGAACGTTTTCAGCTGGGCGTCGTACTGATGGTTGGCCACACCCGCCGGCGGAAGGTTGAAGGAGTAGTCCGTCACCATCCCGGCCGCCGGATCGCCGGCTGCGGGGGTCTGCTGAAAGGTCGAGTAGTGCCAGCCCATGTCGTAGACCCGGTGGATCTGCACCGGGCCGATGTTGGCCTTGTACCAGGCCCAGTCGGGCGCGTATCCGCCGAGCAGCGGCTTCGGTGGCGGCGCGGCTGCCGTTGCGGCCGAGGTTCCGACCGTCACGACTGCGGCCGCGGCGGCCGCCATCACCGTCGCGAGTATGACGCGGCCTGGACTTCTTCTCATCGAGTCCCCCTCACGGAATTGACCACCGAAGCCGAAAGGCGGCCCGGTTCCGAAGAACCGAGCCGCCTCTCATGCTTTCCCCTCTCGTCAGCTGGAGTACGGGAGCAGGCAGAGCCCTGCGTGTCCGTACGACGGCTTGCCCAGTGGGGTCTTGCCGCAGTTGTTCGTGTTCGCCTGGTTGTCGCTGGCGATCCACAGCCCCTGGCTGGTGACGAGCATGTCGTCAGCTCCCAGGCCGCGCCCACGTGTCGGGTTGTAGGTCAGGCTCCCGCCTGCGGGGTCGAGGCCTTCGATCCCGGGTGCCACGATCCCGCCGGCCCCCAGTCCGTCGCAGCCGTTCGGGTTGCTCGAGAACCGCTCGTGCCCGGCGAAGTACGCCGTGGAGGCGTCAGCCTCGACGCTGTACAGCGAGTCACAGCCGGCGTAGTTGATCCACAGTGCGTTCTGCGCTGATGCCGTGGTGTCGAACGCCAGCGCTGCATCGCACGGCCCGCTCTGCGGGATCGTCAGGCCGGTCGCCGGGATGTATCCGGTGGTGCCGAAGTAGACCTTGCTGTCATCCGGTGACCAGGCACCGTCCTGGGCGTAGAACGGTTCCACGGGGTGGCAGTCGGTGTCGAAGTTGGTCGCCTTCCACGCCGACAGCCCCGGGGTTGCGCCGAGATCGAGGATGAAGGCCTGCCGGATCGGCTGACCGCTCACGGAGGTGAACGCGCCTTCGATCAGGTCACGTGTTCCGTCGTGCGACAGCTGTTGGTTGTAGATCCGGGTTGCGTTGGAGTTGCCCGGCAGGTTCCCGGCCACCTGCATGTCCGGAAGGTAGTTGTCGTCCCGGCCCGTCGTCGTACTCAGGCTGACGAGGTACTGCTTGGGCGAGTTGTTGATGCCCTTGAAGTAGCCACCGGTGATCAGGTGGGTGCCGCTCACGGCAACCGTGGCGACCCGACCGCTGGCGCTGTGCGCGAAGGTCGGGATGACGGCGCCGGTGGCGGTGGAAACCGCCGCGATGTTCTTGACGGCTGTGCCACCGATCGAGGTGAAGGTCCCGCCCAGGTAGGCCGTGGAGCAGTCCGCCGAGAGAGCGACGGTGTCCACCTGGCCGTTGACGTTCGGGTCCCAGGACGAGATGACGCCGTTCTTCGTGGCGAACGAGAACGCGTTGTTGCGCGTGACCACGGTCTTGGCCTTCGAGACCTCGCTGAAGCGGCCCACGGCGTACATCGTCGTGCCGCACTGCGCGAGGTGCCGGATCTGCTCGACCGAGCCGTCCGTTCCGCTGGTCGCCAGCTGCGGCATGTTTGTGGCGGCGATGTCGCTCGGCGGCCCGGCGCCGGCTGCGCCGGCAGGACCGGCGACACCTACCCCGGCGCCCACCCCGACCGCCAGCAACGCAGCCGCGGCGACGCTTATGGCTCTAACTTTCATTCCACTGCTCCTTCAAGAAACTGGTACTCCCCATATGGCGGCCCGCGCGCCCGAGCTCCGGTATGTCCAACCGGTTACTCGGCGGCGTCACGTGGACACCCGTGCCGATCTCTCGCAACGCGGTTTTCGCGTCCACAGCGAGGGCTGCCCGGCCTCGTGCGCCGAGTCGCGATCCTCAAGGACGTCTGCACTACCGATCCCCCATTGCGTCCGACGGCGGGCAAAGAGAGCCAGCTGTCGTTTGGCAAAAGACTACGTGGCGTGGTCATTGCGCGCTGGACAAGGCAACAAAGGACTCCGTTCAATCGCGGACACACGGCCATTCAGAGCACCATTACCGACCTACCCGACACAGAAAGGAATTGTGGCAATACGCAGGGTCACAATGCGCCATTGGAGGCGAGAAGATCGCGAGGAGATGGGCGACGTAATTCAAGTACAGAACGGAGTCTCGCAATAACAGAGAGTCATATTGGCGCGGCCCGGTAACGCGGTGGTGCCGGACCCTGCCGCCCGGGCATGCTGGACCGATGCCCTCCTCCGCACGGCCCCGGCGCGACATGTTCGACGAGGACGCCGAGCTCTACGACCGGGCCCGGCCGACCTATCCGCCGGCGCTCGTCGATGACCTGGTGGCGTGGGCCGGCATCGGACCGCAGAGTCGAATCCTCGAGATCGGCCCGGGGACCGGGCAGCTGACGGTCCCGCTCGCCCGCACCGGAGCCCGCATCGTGGCGATAGAACTCGGCGCCGACCTGGCCGCCGTCGCACGCCGGAACCTCGCCGACCGGCCGCGGGCAGAGGTGATCGTGTCCTCGTTCGAGGAGTGGCCGCTCCCGGCCGAGCCGTTCGACGCGGTCGTCGCCGCGACCGCCTTCCACTGGCTCGACCCGACGGTCCGGATCGCGAAGTCGGCAGCGGCCCTGCGGCCAGGCGGCACCTTGGCAACGGTGACCACTGCGCACGTCGCGGGCGGGACACCGCAGTTCTTCCGGGACGCGCAGGAATGCTATCGACGGTGGGACCCGGCAAGTTACGACGGCCCGGACGGGCCTCCCGACCCGGCGACGGTGACAATCGACTGGCCCGAGATCGATCGGTCCGACTATTTCGAATCGCCGCCGGAATTCCGCCAGGTCCAGCGCGACATTCATTATTCGACACACGACTATCTCGACACGCTGCTCACTTATTCCGGCCACCGAGCAATGTCGGACGAGGCCCGCGAGCGACTGCTGTCGTGCATCCGTGCACTGATCGACACCCGGTACGGCGGGCACGTGACCAAGAGATATCTGCACGGGCTCCGGATGGCCCACCGCAACAACCGTCCGCTCGCCGACGGGAGCCGGTGACCGCCGCCGACGGGCCGTCCTCCGTGCACGCTCTGCTGGCCGAGCTGGTCGACGGCGGACCCGACCACGGCGTCGTCGACCTCGGTGCGGGCTCCGGTGCCACGCTGGCCGCCGTCGCGGCCCGGCACCCGGCGACCCGACTCGCCGCGATCGACCGTTCAGCTGAGGCGCTGGTCCGGCTACGTCGGGCGGTACCGACGGCCGCTGCCGTCCGGGCCGACCTGCGGGACGGCGTGCCCTGCCGCGACGGAAGCATCCATCGGCTCGTCTCGCACAACGTGCTCGAA
Coding sequences within:
- a CDS encoding class I SAM-dependent methyltransferase, producing the protein MPSSARPRRDMFDEDAELYDRARPTYPPALVDDLVAWAGIGPQSRILEIGPGTGQLTVPLARTGARIVAIELGADLAAVARRNLADRPRAEVIVSSFEEWPLPAEPFDAVVAATAFHWLDPTVRIAKSAAALRPGGTLATVTTAHVAGGTPQFFRDAQECYRRWDPASYDGPDGPPDPATVTIDWPEIDRSDYFESPPEFRQVQRDIHYSTHDYLDTLLTYSGHRAMSDEARERLLSCIRALIDTRYGGHVTKRYLHGLRMAHRNNRPLADGSR
- a CDS encoding DUF72 domain-containing protein, which encodes SDKWESKDIYDRFGYRYSESELAEWAPRLRTLADQASRVHVLMNNCYSDYAQTNAQQLIDLLS